gtgtggttaaaTGTGTGcttggagagtgtgtgtggttaaaTGTGTGcttggagagtgtgtgtggctCTGTGTCCATGGGGAGAGTGAGTGATTAAATGTATCCATGGAGAAAGTGTGTAGTTAAATATGTCcatggagagagtgtgtggttAAATATGTCCATGGTGTGTGTGGTCAAATGTGTCcttggagagtgtgtgtggttgaatgtgtccatggagagtgtgtgtggctCTATGTCCATGGAGAGTGTGTGGTTAAatgtgtccatgaagagtgtGAGTGGTTCAATGTCCATGGGGAGAGTATGTGGTTAAATGTGTCCATGGAGAGCGTGTGTGATTGAATGTGTCCTTGGAGAGTGTATGTGATTGAATGTGTCCTTGGAGAGCGCGTGTGGTTAAATGTGTCCAAGGAGAGAGTGTGTAGTTAAATGTGTCCaaggagagagtgtgtggttgagtttccattgagagtgtgtgtggttgagtttCCATGGAGAGAGTAATGAGTATGTGGTAAAATGTGACCATGGTGAGTGTATGGTTGAGTCTCCACGGAGAGAGTGTGGTTGAGTATCGATGGATAGAGTGTGTGGTTGAGCGTATccatggagagtgtgtgtgactgagtgtGCGAACAGTGTGTAGATAAGCCATGAAGAGTGTAATAGGGCTCTGAGGTGCAGATGAGGGGAGGAAGCAGGGAAAGAGGCAGTTAGTTTAACAGTCTGATGGCCTTGGGGCAGACGTGTCTTTCTGTCTAGGTAGTGCTGCTCCTGCAGGCGTTTTAGTTGCTAAGTATTTCTTCACTGAATAGCTTCCTTATAGTTCAGTATCTCCTTCCCCAGGTGTGGTTTTCCCCTACTACCCCCGGGTGGGGCGCTACAAGCTCAACTATCAACAGGCTGAGGATGTGTGTAAGGAGCAGGACGCCATCCTGGCCTCCCATGCCCAGCTCCACAAAGCCTGGCTGGAGGGACTGGACTGGTGCAACGCAGGCTGGCTGGAAGACGGATCCGTTCAGTACCCCATCTCCCATCCTCGTGACCAGTGTGGCCGCAAGGACACCCCTGCGGGGGTCCGCAATTACGGCTACAGGCACAAAGAGGATGAGCGCTATGACGCCTTCTGTTTCACGTCCAACCTCAATggtacgtgtctgtgtgtgagtgtgtctgtatctgtgccTGTGAATGAATCTGTGTGTCGGTTTTCTTTCTTTGAACAGAGGTGATGTAGTGGTGTGTCTCACAGGTAGGTTAGGGTGAAGCCCTCAAATTTATTTTTGCCTCATTGCCTCTGCCTCTTCAGTGATTTCAGATCTGTACAGAAACGATGCAGGGCGTATTGATATGCAGCCAGCGGGGGAGCAGTGCCTGCCTCTGATCTTTGCCTGTGATCCCAGAGGCCCAAGGCCATTGGATTTTGTGTTGATTCTGCCCTCTTAAAAGGGCCAAAGGGTCTTCTGGCTACGCTTTTATCTTTTCTCCTTTGATTTCCATCAACAGTTGCTCACAGCAGCGGCAGGGAGAAAAGTCTACTGTTTCTAGGGATCAGACTTATTAGGGTGCCAGAGGAAAGTAAAAGGCAAAGTTTTTGGGGCATTGCTGCTACAGTGCCAGTCTACTGTACTTTTCGTGACAGAATGATTAATCTGTTACCTTGGAATATAAAATATTCAATTTGGAGAAACATGTTTCATGGGTACAGCGATAGATTGTGACAATGTCGTgaagaaataacattttgtgcattgcggaaaaacatttatttgatttttcTACTTCTTGGAAGGAATAAAATGAAGAATGTTATTTTCTTAAACATTACATAATGTTAAAGTACCTATGTCAACAATAGCAACTATCCGCACTAGAGCAGCAGGAAATAAAAGTCCAACGTTAGCCTGGTACTTTATAGTGAAGACGCCAAAGTATTGTCAAGATGCCAAAGTATTGTCATTGCCTCCCATGGGGGGTTAATTGAAGTCAAGTCTGTCCAGAGATGTTGGCTATATTCAGAAGCAATTATGGGAGACACCGTTGCACTGACCAGCTGAAACACATTTATACATTAACCCTTGGGGAGATGTGAGGCAATATTCAGGCAACAGCCATATActggaaacaaacagaaaatgtatagtCCAATGATGCTGGCATCAGTTTTGTGGTAGGAACCCATTTGGTTAGCTAACTTGTTCATTCCTTTCTGTAAAAACTGAACTTGATGGCTTCCTTTCAGCGCTCAACActttctgtaattattatccCGTAACTGACTTCTTAAAGGCAATGAGAAGTCTTCATGGGGAAAGATGAAAGTAGGAGTGATTTTTGGTGCAGGTACTGTCCACTACCACTACTTTAGATTTTGAGCAGCAGTTGGATGTTTGGTTGATTTGCGATTCGGAACACATCCTCTGGGCCGAGGTATCAGACTGGTATTAAGGCTGTGAAAACATCTCTCCTCACAGAGAGTCTGTTGCTGTCTCATCAATATGGATATAGATTTCTATCAAAATGGCATAAACTTCTAAGTAGCCAGTCTCAAACACATAATGTAACTGTTTCACAAACCTTTGTCAAAATCCCcaaaacaaattatgaattTGAACAAATACAAAGGATGATAAgctaataaatgtaaaatgacttttaatgtaaaaaaattttttatgaatgttttcaGAGATTTCTGACTTGCATTACATTCAATCTGTAAAATGCGGGGGATAAATGCTGTAACATTCATACAAAAAatattcaacataaaaaacggtcttacatttatttgctaatcatcatttgtttttgttaatgattcattatttgtttttggattttAACGTGTTTGTGAAACTGTATGCATATATTTCTTGACagtgatttttatttgacagttgcATTATGTATTTGTGACTCGCTGTATATACTTGTGACTCGCTACTTACTTGTGAATCTTTCTCCATACATCAAGCTCTCCCCCTATGTTTTTCTCTCACAGCCCTGAACATTTCTCACATTGTAGTTCTACCTCTGTCTCGTCCTCTTTCTCACCCTCTGTCCAACCCCTTTCATAACCTTTGATCACTATGTCTCTCCCTctaaaatacacacactctcctccatTCCCCTCTTATCCAGGTAAGGTGTATTTCCTGAAGCGGTTTAAGAAGGTGAACTATGCCGAGGCGGTAAAGGCCTGCGTGCGTGACGGCTCAGTGGTGGCCAAGGTGGGTCAACTCTATGCTGCCTGGAAAATCCAGCTGCTGGACCGCTgtgaggctggctggctggaagATGGGAGCATACGCTACCCTATTGTCAACCCACGCACACGCTGTGGAGGGCCTCAACCCGGTGTCCGCCACCTGGGCTTTCCTGACTTGAAGTTCCGCATCTACGGTGTCTATTGTTTCCGCAGCAATGAAGAGAATGTCAATGGTGTGGTTGGGAAGCCGACACGGCGCCCAGGGAAGAACAGCAAGGATATCCAGATGaacactactactaccaaaaccctatagagggagagaggattgctaaaatccctgctgccACAACATGGCTATATTCATTACTTTAACTATATCCATTACTTTAACAACATGGCTGACAGGACATTGTTCAATTAGAGACATAATGTTTATCTCTATCAGTTCCATATTTGGTGTGTCAGTAATGTTGAGAATATTACCACTGTGTCGCAGATTGGCTTAGCTAGTCACTGCAGCTGATCATAGGCTTTCAGGCACATTAGGATTAGAAAGTGTTTTATTAACGTTACTCTCTGCTAGAGTCTGAAGAAGCCACAGGCTAGATGGGGCCTCAGACTTCACAGTGTGTTTGGGTTCTCCATGTGGCTTCATTCTCTGAAGGAAAGGTCCTTTGCGATAGGCACTCAACTTCAAGCATTGCCAGTTGGAGTTGGCCGCAGACACggacagacagaatgagagacacAACGACAGACAACTACAGCTACTATTCAttatgtctgtctgagtgtAAAGATTGCTGCACATTGAGACAGACTCTCAGAGGATGATGACGAGCTTTAGGGCAGACTCCTCATGCTGGATCTATCTATTTTTGTTGCTAGGGGCCAGCATGATGCCTAAGTTTTGCCTTTCGGGTTTTACTGCACCCCAGTCGCCTGCATTTAGCCAGATGTCATGTTCTGGTAGAGACATGTTAAGGAATGAATAGTTTTCCCTAAGTCAGTAAATAAGTGCTCGCAATCATACCAGAGCTTAGTATAGTAAAGAATATTGCTGTTGCGATAAGGTCACTTTATGACCACATGCTTAGTAAGCATGTTTAACTGGGAGCTGATTTTAGTAACTGGGACTGAACCAACTTAACTATGCTAAAGATGCTTCAATTGCTGCTTGATTACCTCATGTATTGATTGATTGCACTATTTGTTGAATTGTGAAATAGCACAGTTTTAGCTGTATTGGTTGTTATCTTgatgtggaccccaggaagagtgGCTTCCGCAAATGACAGCAGCTAACGGGAATCctaacaaaaatattaaaatataatctaTGGACGCATCCATTTTTAGGGCTGTATTTTTGTGCTACGATACACAAGCAACAAATGAGAtcttgaaaatgttgttgattaAAACGTTTTCATTCTGTGAGATTGTCTATGCATATTTATCATCTCCGTCTCTTGTCTAGAAGTGTTTGATTCTGAGTAACAGTGTGAGGACAGGCATTAGTGGAAAAACACTTGGTGCAATGCCAACACAGAAATTACAATGTAATTTCCATAGCAACAGTCTAAATGAGCTCAAATCAAGTTCAAGGCAAACCAACAACATCAAATAATCATTCTGCTAAGTGATAAATTTGAGCGAATTAAATTGGGATACGGATGAACTGTAGCTACATTCTACACAGTTTGAAGTAAAAGTATGTTTGTTTAGACATTTTAAAGACACATTCAAATGCCATGAAAACATTATGAGAGGAcatcaggaaaaaaaacatgcagatTAAAAAGTAGATTGAGCGCATTTTGGTCTCAAAGTCCTGCTCAAAAAAGCAATAGGATTTAGGCCTAACGTTTTGACCGTGATTTGTGACGCCACAAAGGTtgcttttttactttttcaagCCTTTTTCCACTATATATTGTGCTCTATATCCACATCTCATGTGCAATTCCGATCTCTCCCTTAGTGTTTATTATAAGGTTCCATACCAGGAATTTGGAGTCCACTGGCAAAGAAATTGATTAAGTGTAGTTTGGcccaggggcatgaaggtgaccagaaaggcttgttactgtccacccttgctgtcttgccaggtgggctctcatcgccactgggatacCCTCCCTcaaatgccattcgggggcggagtcactggctggctgttgtctctctgttgtgcacttgtacAATTGGACTGTACTCTgatggcaatactcagccctcattaaGGGTGGTTGCAGTgggtgggggtccctttggttgatgcttggcaatgtgggtggattgatttcctgcttgttgggccctgtctggggcctcccccggattgggccacagtgtcactggacccccctgtctcagccccaaggtcttatgctgctatattattgtgctgtggGAGtatggtcagttctccttctccactataaatccctgtagatctaaggaaaacatttttgaaatgtctctgtctcctgccgttttaaacttaggaggacatgaggtcttggcccacacctgaggagtaccagccttgaaagacccgttgctgtccctgcccaaagtcctcctggttgtgttgcagatcaagaagatacctgacgatttcagctgccactgtgctgacacctccccctcccccgtgttgtctctgtccttgtccatctggtcatgcttctgacctggactaagtttaaatagactctggactcaccTGCATTTATTAGTTATTACAATtagtactcttaatatgttcacccggcacagccagaagaggactggtcacctctctgagcctgggtcctctctaggtttcttcctaaattccgaccttcttagggagtttttcctagccactgaaattcgacactactgttgtttgctccttggggtttaaggccaggtgttttgtaaaaacactttgtgacaactgctgatgtaaaaagggctttataaatacatttgattgattttttattgtttgaaattaaatgaattaaCAAAGGCTATGAGCCCTGAGTCATCATGACATTTAAAATTCATGTTATTAATAAATGATCTATTCATCATAACAATGAGGCACGCTCGACTGATCTAGTGTTGGTTCTCGGAACGCTTGATTTCAGATATGATTAAGTGATTATTAATATCTACTGTATCTAAATCTTACAATTCACTTTAAGACAAATTAGGCCATCTCCTTTATGATTTTAAGCAAAGGAAAGACTTCTGCCTCTGCCAGCAATGGGTTATAACGTCTGGGGGGAAAAGGATGCTGTGTTTGGTGTAGAATATGAATAAGAACGTTAGAAGATGCTACAGTATGTAAACTAGGAAGATTCTTGGCTTTAATGTCATTGTAGTGGGGACCAAGTTCATATATATTGTCCTTAGACTtgagagagcagagggaaggaggagagcaTTACAGAAAACCTTGACATGGTGGATCTTTAACAGACGAAATGTCTATTTTCATTTAACCATGAATATTTTTTCCCTTGGGTTTAAATGAAATTAGGTCACCCTGTAAGAATAAGTAGGTCCCCAGAGTAAATACAAGAGAATCTGACAAAGTAGGCTTCCATCTGTGTCTTTGACAGGGGTGAGGTCTTCATAACGTTAGACTGTGCTAAGAGAGAAACAAGGtaaagaagagaggaagacagaggtaGAGTAGATGCTGGTATCTCTCACTGCAGAGTAG
The nucleotide sequence above comes from Esox lucius isolate fEsoLuc1 chromosome 8, fEsoLuc1.pri, whole genome shotgun sequence. Encoded proteins:
- the hapln4 gene encoding hyaluronan and proteoglycan link protein 4, which gives rise to MLVVHPLSLGTVTCLVLAFALFATSLPTNVEKGRRKVVHVLEDDTGAVIVQTAPGKVVTHRGGSITLPCRYHHEPEGSDPNRIRIKWTKVTDALVFEDVFVALGLQQRVFGSYQGRVSLEQNGPGDASVIIHNITLEDYGRYECEVTNDMEDDTGFVNLDLEGVVFPYYPRVGRYKLNYQQAEDVCKEQDAILASHAQLHKAWLEGLDWCNAGWLEDGSVQYPISHPRDQCGRKDTPAGVRNYGYRHKEDERYDAFCFTSNLNGKVYFLKRFKKVNYAEAVKACVRDGSVVAKVGQLYAAWKIQLLDRCEAGWLEDGSIRYPIVNPRTRCGGPQPGVRHLGFPDLKFRIYGVYCFRSNEENVNGVVGKPTRRPGKNSKDIQMNTTTTKTL